The following is a genomic window from Prevotella nigrescens.
CCTGACGTTGGTGTATCTGTTCTACCATCTACAGCCTTCTTTCTTCCACAAGAAGAAAGAGAGGCTACAGAAAGTATCAATCCTACAAAAACGTAGAATATGGTTCTTTTCATAAATTTAAATTGATATTAGTTCAGTTTGAAAGTAATTGGAAGTTGGAACCACACATTCGCAGGCTGTCCGTTATTCATACCAGGATTCCATTTGGGCATACTGTTTACTACACGAAGAGCTTCACGATCGAGAGCGGGGTCTACACCACGTATTACTTCTGCTCTACTTACAGAACCATCACGTCCAACAACGAATTTCACAACTACTTTTCCCTGAATATTATTATCAGCAGCAGATGCAGGATACTGCAAGTGAGAAGTAAGCCAAGCTTGAACATTTCCTTTGAAAGTTGGTTGCTGTTCTGCGAAAGTAAAGATCTTCTTTTCGATATCCTCCTTTGGGGCTTCAACCTTAGGAGCCTCTGCAGGCTTCTCTACAGGAGGAATAATCTGCTCTGGTGTTGCCACTGTACTTCTTTCAGCTACAACATTACGATCTTCAACACCTTCTTTGGTCTCAGTACCGATAGCCTTGGTTTCCTTATTCATCTTAACCATTGGAGGCATTTCTTCCTTAACATCTTTGTCATCTTTGATGACAGGTGCCGTAAACTTCACAGTAGCACGAGTTTCAGGAACAACTTTTTCGGGTTCAACTTTCTTAGGTTCTTCCTTCTTTTGTTGTTTCTTCCGCTCAGCTTGTTCCTTCTTTGCTTGTTCTAAAGCTGCTAATTCCATTTTTGCAGCATAAGCTTCTTGGGCTGCAAGCTCATCGTTGTGCTTCTTTATCTGGTAAGCCAGATATCCACCACCGATGAATGCAGCAACAAGCAAAATAACTAATGCCTTGATGTTTCGCTGTGAAACAGTCTTACGGAGCTGATAGGCTCCATACGCCTTATTTTTATCAGCGAACACCATATCGACCCATTTAGGATCGTATAGATCAATTTTTGACATGTCTTTTTTCTTTAATTGTTATACATCATTAAACTTTAAACCCTTTTGTTAAAAGTACTGTCTTTTCTTGTGGGGTAAGTTTATCTATGACATAAGTTGCAATATATGAAATCTGCATTTCATCGAGAATATCAACAAGATGCTTATAAGAAGCTTTATCAGTTGGCTTGATGATAACGGTTAAGGTTGAAACCTTCTTTCCATTTACATTACCTAACTTAATGTTTGTAAGTTCAGCTTGGTAAATACTATCAGGATAAGCCTTTTCATTAGCAGCTTTCTTCTTTTGCAATTCTTGTACGGCAAGACGCATATCATTATAAGGTATACTTGCACCATTATCGACTTCCTTGTGTTGAAGAACATAACGAATACCAGTATTTCCAGTTCCCCAATCTGCTTTTTTCAGCCAATTAGGGTTATCAAGCTGTGGTTTACCTTCACCATAAAGGATCTTATCTCCATCGCCTATAAATATAGTTATAGAATGTGATTCTTTTGCTTCATTCTTTTTTACATCAGGCTGTTGCTTATCATTACTTGGCATAGTCAACTCCATAGTTGAAGGCTTGCTAAGTGAGGTACAAAGCATGAAGAATGTGATAAGCAACATAAGCATATCAACCATTGGTGTAAAGTCTACACGAACAGTCATTTTTTTCTGTTTGCTTTCTTTTTTATTCGCCATTATTACTTCTCCTTAGAAGCTGCCTGCGCAGCCTTTTTAGCGTCCAACTGTGTAATCATATAGTAATGACTTTCATCCATATCTTGAAGTTCACTCATTACTTTCTTAACTGTACCATAAGGTGTATTTGCATCAGATTTCAAAGCAATTCGAACTTTAGGATTTACTTGGCGAGCCGCATTAATCCATTGTTGAAATTCTGTCATCTCATGCCCTTGAATACTATCGAGAGGGATTCCCATCTTGGGAAGTTCTTCGCCACGACTTCTTGCAGACATACTCAAATAAGTCGGCAATTTATCCATCGGGACACCAAACGTAGATTCTGCCAAGAAAGTTTTCTTTTGTCCTGGCTTCAATTGTGGTGCTACCATTTCGAGGATTTGAGCTAATTCTTTTGTATTGTCGTAGCTCATAAATACTTGGCCTTCGCCAGTTGGTTGACCTGCAGCATTCTTTTCAGGACTAATAAGTACTGTAAGAATGCCATTTTCCGGCACCTTCATTTCAGATACAGACCCAGGTGTATTTACTTTCACAGGCTCATTCTTTACAAATGTCGAGGTGAGCATAAAGAAAGTAAGCAACAAGGTCATAACATCTGACATTGGTGTCATGTCAATCCAAACGTCTTCTTTCTTAATTTTTACTTTACCCATAGTGATAATGTATTTAGAGGGTTAGCAAAAAATTAAGCTTCTTCTGCGTGGTTTACTTCGTATGTCTGAGCAATTGAGTAACCAACCTCGTCGAGTGCGTAAGTTAATTTGTCTACCTTGTTTGAGAAGTAGTTATAAGAGACTACTGCAAACCAAGAAGTAGCAATACCAAAAGCAGTATTAATCAACGCCTCAGAAATACCTGCAGAAAGTGCAGCAGCGTCAGCACCACCACCTGCAGAAAGAGCAGAGAAAGACTTGATCATACCAGTTACAGTACCAAGAAGACCTGTAAGAGTACCAAGTGTAACAAGTGTAGCAATGATAGGAAGATTCATTGTAAGGGTTGGCATTTCAAGCTGAGTTGCCTCTTCGTGAGCTTGTTGTATCTTTGCCACCTTTTGTGCCTTCTTCATATTTGCATTTGCTCCACTTTCCATTGCTTTGTAAGCATTAATAGATGCCATAACAACGTTTGCAACAGAGCCTCTTTGCTTATCACAAAGTTGAGAAGCCTTGTTCATATCGTTTTCTTTCAAAGCAGACTTGATGTTTGCAACAAATTTAGGAAGAGTGCCCTTACCGAAAGCGGTCTTCAAAGCCAACCAACGTTCGATAGACATTGCAAGCACTGTTAGCAATAATGTCTGGATAACAGGAACCACAACACCACCTTTATATATAGTTCCCCATACATCAGCTGGATTTTCTTTTGTTAATGGATCTTGGAAGTGCATGCCGTTCGCAAACCATGTAAAGAACAAAATGAATGCTACGACAGCGCAAAATGCGATAATCCAAAATGCGCCTCTAACTCCTGTGAAGCCCTCTGATTTCTTTTTTGGGGCTGCTTTTTGTTGTGTAGTTGCCATAAATGATAAAATTTTAATTTTTTAGTTATAAATGAATTGAATTATTAATATCTATTTGATTTTAAACTGTTTGTAAATTTAGCCTCCAAATGAATGTCAGCTTTTCTCACACATCTTTGGCAAAGATAGCAATTAATAGAGAACTATGCTCACAATTGACATCTTTTAACTGTTATTTTTTGCTTACATTTATTTAATATTTACATCATTATGATAGTTTTTTCACCCATTCCGTTCTGTTTCTTCCATTGATTTACGAGTAGTATCTCCTGTCAAGAAACAATATTGGTATCTTTACTTATCTTCTGAAATAAATTTCTCTTACATTATATCTCATATTATAATTTTTTATTTGCAATCCTTTTTTTTACTAAACGAGTTGTTATAAATGCAAATCGTGCCCCATTCGTTCCTTTTTCGTCTTTAAATAACGATAATCGTATTGTGTCGGACGTATTTCAATTGGAATATTTTCTATGATTTCCAAACCAAATGCTTCGAGTCCAACTCGTTTAGTGGGATTATTGGTCATTAATCGCATTTTGTGCACGCCCAGATGACGTAACATCTGAGCACCACAACCATAATCGCGCTCATCAGGCTTAAACCCCAAATGCAAATTAGCATCTACAGTATCAAGCCCTTGTTCTTGCAATTTATAGGCCGCAATCTTATTCATCAATCCTATTCCCCTTCCTTCTTGCTGCATATAGACAAGAACACCCTTTCCTTCTTTTTCTATCATTTCCATAGCTTTATGCAATTGTTCGCCACAATCACAACGCTCGCTGCCAAGAATATCGCCAGTTGCACAAGATGAATGGACACGCACTAATACTGGTTCGTCTTCCCCCCATTCACCTTTAATTAAAGCCATGTTCTCTACTCCGGTAGATGTCTGACGGAAAGGAATTAAGCGAAAGTGTCCATATTTCGTAGGCATATCTACTTCCACACCAACTTCAATACTTGATTCTCGCTTTAAACGGTAAGCAATAATATCTTTAATACTGATAATCTTCATTCCCCACTCTTTGGCTTTTTCAATGAGCTGGGGCATACGAGCCATCGTACCATCGTCGTTCATGATTTCCATTAATACACCTGCGGGAAAACAACCTGCCATCTTACACAAATCGACTGCGGCTTCCGTATGACCAGAACGACGTAGCACACCATTGTCTTGTGCATACAATGGATTTATATGTCCAGGCCGCCCAAATGTTTGTGGCGTCGAATTCGGATCCGCCAATGCTTTTATTGTTTCAGCACGGTCATGAGCTGACACCCCTGTTGTACACCCCTCCAACTTATCTACTGTTACAGTAAATGGTGTTCCCAGTACTGACGTGTTATCAGAAACCTGATGTGGTAAATCTAATTCCTTTGCACGTGAGAGCGTTACAGGTACGCAAAGAACACCACGTGCATTCTTCAACATAAAGTTTACCTTTTCTGGCGTAATCATTTCAGCAGCCATTATAAGATCGCCTTCGTTTTCTCGATCTTCATCATCGACTACTATAACGAATTTACCTTCTTTAAAATCCTTTACAGCATCTTCAATGCTACTGAGTTCGAAGTTCTCCATAATTGTATTGTATTTTAAGTTTAAGATCTATATTAACCATATAATGCGATCTTCAGTTTAATTTATGTTTATTTATCGTTACTTCTTTGTTTTTATTGTCTTTATT
Proteins encoded in this region:
- a CDS encoding MotA/TolQ/ExbB proton channel family protein, which encodes MATTQQKAAPKKKSEGFTGVRGAFWIIAFCAVVAFILFFTWFANGMHFQDPLTKENPADVWGTIYKGGVVVPVIQTLLLTVLAMSIERWLALKTAFGKGTLPKFVANIKSALKENDMNKASQLCDKQRGSVANVVMASINAYKAMESGANANMKKAQKVAKIQQAHEEATQLEMPTLTMNLPIIATLVTLGTLTGLLGTVTGMIKSFSALSAGGGADAAALSAGISEALINTAFGIATSWFAVVSYNYFSNKVDKLTYALDEVGYSIAQTYEVNHAEEA
- a CDS encoding bifunctional 3,4-dihydroxy-2-butanone-4-phosphate synthase/GTP cyclohydrolase II; translated protein: MENFELSSIEDAVKDFKEGKFVIVVDDEDRENEGDLIMAAEMITPEKVNFMLKNARGVLCVPVTLSRAKELDLPHQVSDNTSVLGTPFTVTVDKLEGCTTGVSAHDRAETIKALADPNSTPQTFGRPGHINPLYAQDNGVLRRSGHTEAAVDLCKMAGCFPAGVLMEIMNDDGTMARMPQLIEKAKEWGMKIISIKDIIAYRLKRESSIEVGVEVDMPTKYGHFRLIPFRQTSTGVENMALIKGEWGEDEPVLVRVHSSCATGDILGSERCDCGEQLHKAMEMIEKEGKGVLVYMQQEGRGIGLMNKIAAYKLQEQGLDTVDANLHLGFKPDERDYGCGAQMLRHLGVHKMRLMTNNPTKRVGLEAFGLEIIENIPIEIRPTQYDYRYLKTKKERMGHDLHL
- a CDS encoding ExbD/TolR family protein codes for the protein MGKVKIKKEDVWIDMTPMSDVMTLLLTFFMLTSTFVKNEPVKVNTPGSVSEMKVPENGILTVLISPEKNAAGQPTGEGQVFMSYDNTKELAQILEMVAPQLKPGQKKTFLAESTFGVPMDKLPTYLSMSARSRGEELPKMGIPLDSIQGHEMTEFQQWINAARQVNPKVRIALKSDANTPYGTVKKVMSELQDMDESHYYMITQLDAKKAAQAASKEK
- a CDS encoding ExbD/TolR family protein yields the protein MANKKESKQKKMTVRVDFTPMVDMLMLLITFFMLCTSLSKPSTMELTMPSNDKQQPDVKKNEAKESHSITIFIGDGDKILYGEGKPQLDNPNWLKKADWGTGNTGIRYVLQHKEVDNGASIPYNDMRLAVQELQKKKAANEKAYPDSIYQAELTNIKLGNVNGKKVSTLTVIIKPTDKASYKHLVDILDEMQISYIATYVIDKLTPQEKTVLLTKGFKV
- a CDS encoding energy transducer TonB — its product is MSKIDLYDPKWVDMVFADKNKAYGAYQLRKTVSQRNIKALVILLVAAFIGGGYLAYQIKKHNDELAAQEAYAAKMELAALEQAKKEQAERKKQQKKEEPKKVEPEKVVPETRATVKFTAPVIKDDKDVKEEMPPMVKMNKETKAIGTETKEGVEDRNVVAERSTVATPEQIIPPVEKPAEAPKVEAPKEDIEKKIFTFAEQQPTFKGNVQAWLTSHLQYPASAADNNIQGKVVVKFVVGRDGSVSRAEVIRGVDPALDREALRVVNSMPKWNPGMNNGQPANVWFQLPITFKLN